From a region of the Mercurialis annua linkage group LG1-X, ddMerAnnu1.2, whole genome shotgun sequence genome:
- the LOC126653596 gene encoding polyadenylation and cleavage factor homolog 4, translating into MESEKFLRFNTNNNNTKPIMPTNDLSQKQPPSLLDRFRVLLKQKEAEARVSADDDDDVAGGPSDGEIVHLYELVLDELIFNSKPIITDLTIIAGELREHGAGIADSICARIVEVPVDQKLPSLYLLDSIVKNIGRDYVRHFSSRLPEVFCEAYSQVHPSQHPSLRHLFRTWSTVFPPSVLGKIENQLQFSSQVGSNQSSGLSSLKASDSPRTTNVIHVNPKYVRMEPSPSENNSQHVRGASTILKSFSQKPSIGYDENDSDHVEVAPSQLGAQRLNTMGNFGPSSFGIGTHKLHPSSSSRLTKRLSPSRIGAERPLPSQHDDFTTGNSARTFVDGASPSHSVIDYGPLRPIGRDEETTEWRRKHFSEENSNRFEASTVYSLSNGHEHKGPRALIDAYGEDKRNRITSSKPLQIERLDVDGKSNKVGPRSWQNTEEEEFDWEDMSPTLIDRSRSNDLLLSVPPFRGAGARPGFGKRTASQLDSAIRSNWPSQAQVPLADDSSNVADDSISIIGPGRGGTMPAFQTDRNQIMGSHYPREVLKLPHHFPQSTDLMNAKGRGRDFQMPFSGSGISSLGSEILGPPVDKLPDNDAHIGNHPTLPSRMGSTAAPSLTGVWPLPNMHKSHPLPLHPIFSSQTQSRSQLDPRNASNNQLSQGLQKSSFLSEQQFNGLESKEHSFIKQPLLPGQHAALNQLHQAQLNHFRPQFLLSNEVRENFPPSLAPVPPHPMARPFDHRYVPQGAAISMGASNLGPPMQLHLPANITNTMHLQVGVRPPLPPGRPPTSHMIPIPQSAGAGVSNQPAGGAFSGLINSLMAQGLISMNQAPVQDSVGLEFDADLLKVRHETSISALYADLPRQCTTCGLRFKCQEEHSSHMDWHVTKNRMSKNRKQKASRKWFVCASMWLSGAEALGIDAVPGFLPTEAVLEKKDDEEMAVPADEEQNACALCGEPFDDFYSDETEEWMYKGAVYLNAIDGSAVGMDRSQLGPIVHAKCRSESSTVPPDDSRSDEVANDEEASHRKRMRS; encoded by the exons ATGGAATCAGAGAAATTTTTGAGGtttaatactaataataataatactaagCCTATCATGCCAACCAATGACCTGTCTCAGAAGCAACCGCCGTCTTTGCTCGACAGATTTAGGGTTTTGTTGAAGCAAAAAGAAGCGGAAGCTAGGGTTTCTGCTGATGACGATGATGACGTGGCTGGTGGTCCTAGCGACGGCGAAATCGTGCATCTATATGAGCTCGTGCTTGATGAATTGATATTTAATTCGAAACCTATCATTACcgatttgactattattgccgGCGAGCTTAGGGAGCACGGTGCCGGCATTGCTGACTCTATTTGTGCCCGTATTGTTGAG GTCCCGGTGGATCAAAAACTACCCTCACTTTATCTATTGGATAGCATTGTAAAGAACATTGGCCGTGATTATGTCAGACATTTCTCTTCCCGTTTACCCGAG GTTTTCTGTGAGGCTTATAGTCAAGTTCATCCTAGCCAGCATCCTTCGTTGCGCCACCTTTTTAGAACATGGTCCACTGTGTTCCCGCCGTCTGTGCTTGGCAAGATTGAGAATCAGTTGCAGTTTTCTTCGCAAGTTGGTAGTAATCAATCCTCTGGCTTGTCTTCATTGAAGGCATCTGACTCCCCAAGGACAACCAATGTTATTCATGTTAATCCTAAATATGTGCGTATGGAACCTTCACCTTCAGAAAAT AATTCTCAGCATGTAAGAGGAGCTTctacaattttaaaatcatttagtCAAAAACCTTCCATTGGATATGATGAGAATGACTCCGACCATGTGGAGGTTGCACCCTCGCAGCTTGGTGCCCAAAGATTAAATACAATGGGGAATTTTGGCCCTTCGTCCTTTGGAATTGGGACTCATAAGCTGCATCCTTCTTCGAGTTCCAGGCTTACAAAACGCTTGTCGCCGTCAAGAATTGGAGCTGAGCGGCCTTTGCCTTCTCAACATGATGACTTTACAACAGGAAATTCTGCTCGAACATTTGTTGATGGGGCTTCTCCATCTCATTCTGTTATTGATTATGGACCTCTTAGACCCATTGGTAGAGATGAAGAGACAACTGAATGGAGAAGAAAGCACTTTTCTGAAGAGAACTCTAATAGGTTTGAAGCTTCTACTGTATATAGTCTTTCTAATGGACATGAACATAAAGGTCCCCGAGCTTTAATAGATGCTTATGGAGAAGACAAAAGGAATAGAATTACAAGTAGTAAACCCTTGCAAATTGAACGTTTAGATGTAGATGGCAAATCCAATAAAGTAGGTCCAAGGTCATGGCAGAACACTGAAGAGGAGGAATTTGATTGGGAAGACATGAGCCCTACATTGATTGACCGCAGCAGGAGCAATGATTTATTACTATCTGTTCCACCTTTTAGAGGGGCTGGGGCCAGGCCTGGCTTTGGAAAAAGAACTGCTTCACAATTGGATTCTGCTATTAGGAGCAACTGGCCTAGTCAAGCTCAGGTGCCTTTGGCAGATGATTCCTCTAATGTTGCTGATGATTCAATTTCCATTATTGGT CCTGGCCGTGGAGGGACAATGCCTGCATTCCAAACCGATAGAAATCAAATTATGGGTTCTCACTATCCTCGAGAGGTTTTGAAGTTGCCACATCACTTCCCTCAGTCGACAGATCTCATGAATGCCAAGGGAAGAGGTAGAGATTTTCAGATGCCCTTTTCTGGAAGTGGTATATCCTCTTTGGGAAGTGAGATTTTGGGTCCTCCTGTGGATAAACTTCCCGATAATGATGCCCATATTGGCAATCATCCAACTCTTCCATCAAGAATGGGTTCTACTGCTGCACCATCATTAACAGGAGTATGGCCGCTTCCCAATATGCATAAATCTCATCCACTTCCTCTGCACCCTATTTTCTCATCTCAGACGCAGAGTAGAAGTCAGCTTGATCCTAGAAATGCAAGTAATAACCAGCTAAGTCAGGGTTTACAAAAATCTTCTTTTTTGTCTGAGCAACAATTCAATGGTCTTGAAAGCAAAGAACACAGTTTCATAAAGCAGCCACTATTACCAGGCCAACACGCTGCCCTCAATCAGCTACACCAGGCACAACTTAATCATTTTCGGCCACAGTTTCTTCTATCAAATGAAGTACGAGAAAATTTTCCACCATCTTTGGCTCCAGTGCCACCTCATCCTATGGCGCGACCTTTTGATCATAGATATGTTCCCCAAGGGGCTGCGATAAGTATGGGTGCTTCAAATCTCGGGCCTCCGATGCAACTGCATTTACCTGCCAACATCACAAACACTATGCATTTACAGGTAGGGGTCCGGCCACCTCTACCCCCTGGCCGTCCTCCTACTTCTCATATGATACCCATCCCTCAAAGTGCGGGTGCAGGTGTATCTAACCAACCAGCAGGCGGTGCTTTTTCAGGGCTGATTAATTCACTTATGGCTCAAGGTTTGATATCAATGAATCAAGCACCTGTACAG GATTCTGTGGGACTTGAATTTGATGCTGACCTTCTGAAGGTGCGACATGAGACTTCAATAAGTGCTTTATATGCTGATCTTCCTCGACAGTGCACAACATGTGGCCTTAGATTTAAGTGTCAAGAAGAACATAGTAGTCACATGGACTGGCATGTTACTAAAAACCGAATGTCAAAGAACCGTAAGCAGAAAGCTTCCCGCAAGTGGTTTGTTTGTGCAAGTATGTGGCTTAGTGGGGCAGAGGCACTGGGAATTGATGCAGTTCCTGGATTCTTACCTACTGAAGCTGTTCTCGAGAAAAAGGATGATGAAGAAATGGCTGTTCCTGCTGATGAAGAGCAGAATGCATGCGCATTGTGTGGAGAGCCTTTTGATGATTTCTACAGTGATGAAACTGAGGAATGGATGTATAAAGGAGCTGTTTACTTAAATGCAATCGATGGTTCAGCTGTGGGTATGGATAGGTCCCAGTTAGGCCCTATAGTACATGCTAAATGCAGGTCTGAGTCAAGTACGGTTCCACCAGACGATAGTAGATCTGATGAAGTG GCCAACGACGAAGAAGCTAGTCACAGAAAACGAATGCGGAGTTGA